In the genome of Candoia aspera isolate rCanAsp1 chromosome 1, rCanAsp1.hap2, whole genome shotgun sequence, one region contains:
- the LRFN5 gene encoding leucine-rich repeat and fibronectin type-III domain-containing protein 5 isoform X3 has translation MEKLLLYLFFIGLVLKAQTCPKRCVCQIWSPNLATLCAKKGLLFVPPDIDRKTVELRLADNFVTNIKRKDFANMTSLVDLTLSRNTISFITPHAFADLRNLRALHLNSNRLTKITHDMLSGLSNLHHLILNNNQLTLISSTAFDDVLALEELDLSYNNLETIPWDAVEKMVSLHTLSLDHNMINNIPKGTFSHLHKMTRLDVTSNKLHKLPPDPLFQRAQVLATSGIINPSTFALSFGGNPLHCNCELLWLRRLSREDDLETCASPSVLSGRYFWSVPEEEFLCEPPLITRHTHELRVLEGQRAILRCKARGDPEPAIHWISPEGKLISNATRSLVYDNGTLDIHITTMKDTGSFTCIASNPAGEDTQSVDLHIIKLPHIVNSTNHIHEPDPGSSDISTSTKSGSNASSSNGETKISQDKKVVVAEATSSTALLKFNFQRNIPGIRMFQIQYNGTYDDSLVYRMIPPMSKTFLVNNLAAGTMYDLCVLAIYDDGITSLTATRVVGCIQFTTEQDYVRCHFMQSQFLGGTMIIIIGGIIVASVLVFIIILMIRYKKLAVA, from the exons ATGGAAAAACTGCTTCTATATCTGTTCTTCATTGGCTTAGTGCTGAAGGCCCAGACGTGTCCCAAGCGCTGTGTGTGCCAGATCTGGTCTCCCAATCTTGCTACACTTTGTGCAAAGAAAGGGCTATTATTTGTCCCTCCTGACATTGATAGGAAGACAGTAGAGCTGCGGCTGGCAGACAACTTTGTCACAAATATCAAGCGGAAAGATTTTGCCAACATGACTAGCCTGGTGGACCTGACACTGTCTAGGAATACAATTAGTTTCATCACACCTCATGCATTTGCTGACTTGCGCAACCTGAGGGCTTTGCACTTGAACAGCAACCGATTGACTAAAATCACACATGATATGCTAAGTGGGCTTTCAAATCTGCATCATTTGATATTGAACAACAACCAGCTGACTTTGATCTCTTCCACTGCTTTTGATGATGTCTTGGCTCTTGAGGAGCTGGATTTGTCATACAACAACTTGGAGACAATTCCCTGGGATGCTGTTGAGAAGATGGTCAGCTTGCACACCCTCAGTTTGGACCACAACATGATCAACAACATTCCCAAGGGGACATTCTCCCACCTCCACAAGATGACCCGGCTGGATGTCACATCCAACAAACTGCATAAGCTGCCGCCTGACCCTCTCTTCCAGCGAGCTCAGGTTTTAGCCACCTCAGGAATCATCAACCCATCCACATTTGCACTGAGCTTTGGAGGGAACCCTCTTCATTGCAATTGTGAACTTTTGTGGCTGAGACGCCTTTCCAGGGAAGATGACCTGGAGACGTGTGCTTCGCCTTCTGTTCTGTCTGGCCGCTATTTCTGGTCGGTTCCTGAGGAGGAGTTCCTGTGTGAACCCCCCCTCATTACTAGGCACACCCATGAGCTAAGAGTGCTAGAGGGCCAAAGAGCCATCCTGAGGTGTAAAGCCCGTGGTGACCCAGAGCCTGCTATACATTGGATTTCCCCAGAAGGCAAGCTGATTTCTAATGCAACCCGGTCTCTGGTGTATGACAATGGAACGCTTGACATTCACATTACAACCATGAAGGATACAGGCTCTTTTACATGTATTGCTTCCAACCCAGCGGGGGAAGACACCCAGTCTGTAGATCTCCACATAATCAAACTGCCTCACATAGTAAACAGCACAAACCACATCCATGAGCCAGATCCTGGTTCCTCGGATATATCAACTTCGACCAAATCTGGCTCAAATGCAAGCAGTAGCAACGGGGAAACAAAAATTAGCCAGGACAAGAAGGTGGTGGTAGCAGAAGCCACATCATCCACTGCCCTGCTTAAATTTAATTTCCAAAGGAATATACCCGGGATACGTATGTTCCAAATTCAGTATAATGGAACATACGATGATTCGCTTGTTTACAG AATGATACCTCCCATGAGCAAGACCTTCCTGGTCAACAACTTGGCCGCGGGGACGATGTACGACTTGTGTGTCTTAGCAATCTATGATgatggcatcacctccttgacaGCCACTCGTGTTGTGGGGTGCATCCAGTTTACCACAGAGCAGGACTACGTGCGCTGCCATTTCATGCAGTCCCAGTTCCTGGGCGGGACCATGATCATCATAATTGGAGGGATTATCGTGGCTTCGGTCCTGGtcttcatcatcatcctcatgaTTCGCTATAAG
- the LRFN5 gene encoding leucine-rich repeat and fibronectin type-III domain-containing protein 5 isoform X1, protein MEKLLLYLFFIGLVLKAQTCPKRCVCQIWSPNLATLCAKKGLLFVPPDIDRKTVELRLADNFVTNIKRKDFANMTSLVDLTLSRNTISFITPHAFADLRNLRALHLNSNRLTKITHDMLSGLSNLHHLILNNNQLTLISSTAFDDVLALEELDLSYNNLETIPWDAVEKMVSLHTLSLDHNMINNIPKGTFSHLHKMTRLDVTSNKLHKLPPDPLFQRAQVLATSGIINPSTFALSFGGNPLHCNCELLWLRRLSREDDLETCASPSVLSGRYFWSVPEEEFLCEPPLITRHTHELRVLEGQRAILRCKARGDPEPAIHWISPEGKLISNATRSLVYDNGTLDIHITTMKDTGSFTCIASNPAGEDTQSVDLHIIKLPHIVNSTNHIHEPDPGSSDISTSTKSGSNASSSNGETKISQDKKVVVAEATSSTALLKFNFQRNIPGIRMFQIQYNGTYDDSLVYRMIPPMSKTFLVNNLAAGTMYDLCVLAIYDDGITSLTATRVVGCIQFTTEQDYVRCHFMQSQFLGGTMIIIIGGIIVASVLVFIIILMIRYKVCNNGGHHKVTKVSNVYSQTNGAQAQAQGCCGAATPQSGSKQALGHEESLQRCKVSNDSVAQSSDACSSQESSTATSSLPHMQTSGHPTSQMLNYKPMPPPPSEGTVTSLESQNTNRNNSTVPQLAGQTPGYPKGGSQYKRAQAKSSKFLTLPADPSRAKRRYSLNGELMEYHCYINSSNPGGFWSKRSLSVNGMLMQTDCSNVDSGKATFSSSEWILESTV, encoded by the exons ATGGAAAAACTGCTTCTATATCTGTTCTTCATTGGCTTAGTGCTGAAGGCCCAGACGTGTCCCAAGCGCTGTGTGTGCCAGATCTGGTCTCCCAATCTTGCTACACTTTGTGCAAAGAAAGGGCTATTATTTGTCCCTCCTGACATTGATAGGAAGACAGTAGAGCTGCGGCTGGCAGACAACTTTGTCACAAATATCAAGCGGAAAGATTTTGCCAACATGACTAGCCTGGTGGACCTGACACTGTCTAGGAATACAATTAGTTTCATCACACCTCATGCATTTGCTGACTTGCGCAACCTGAGGGCTTTGCACTTGAACAGCAACCGATTGACTAAAATCACACATGATATGCTAAGTGGGCTTTCAAATCTGCATCATTTGATATTGAACAACAACCAGCTGACTTTGATCTCTTCCACTGCTTTTGATGATGTCTTGGCTCTTGAGGAGCTGGATTTGTCATACAACAACTTGGAGACAATTCCCTGGGATGCTGTTGAGAAGATGGTCAGCTTGCACACCCTCAGTTTGGACCACAACATGATCAACAACATTCCCAAGGGGACATTCTCCCACCTCCACAAGATGACCCGGCTGGATGTCACATCCAACAAACTGCATAAGCTGCCGCCTGACCCTCTCTTCCAGCGAGCTCAGGTTTTAGCCACCTCAGGAATCATCAACCCATCCACATTTGCACTGAGCTTTGGAGGGAACCCTCTTCATTGCAATTGTGAACTTTTGTGGCTGAGACGCCTTTCCAGGGAAGATGACCTGGAGACGTGTGCTTCGCCTTCTGTTCTGTCTGGCCGCTATTTCTGGTCGGTTCCTGAGGAGGAGTTCCTGTGTGAACCCCCCCTCATTACTAGGCACACCCATGAGCTAAGAGTGCTAGAGGGCCAAAGAGCCATCCTGAGGTGTAAAGCCCGTGGTGACCCAGAGCCTGCTATACATTGGATTTCCCCAGAAGGCAAGCTGATTTCTAATGCAACCCGGTCTCTGGTGTATGACAATGGAACGCTTGACATTCACATTACAACCATGAAGGATACAGGCTCTTTTACATGTATTGCTTCCAACCCAGCGGGGGAAGACACCCAGTCTGTAGATCTCCACATAATCAAACTGCCTCACATAGTAAACAGCACAAACCACATCCATGAGCCAGATCCTGGTTCCTCGGATATATCAACTTCGACCAAATCTGGCTCAAATGCAAGCAGTAGCAACGGGGAAACAAAAATTAGCCAGGACAAGAAGGTGGTGGTAGCAGAAGCCACATCATCCACTGCCCTGCTTAAATTTAATTTCCAAAGGAATATACCCGGGATACGTATGTTCCAAATTCAGTATAATGGAACATACGATGATTCGCTTGTTTACAG AATGATACCTCCCATGAGCAAGACCTTCCTGGTCAACAACTTGGCCGCGGGGACGATGTACGACTTGTGTGTCTTAGCAATCTATGATgatggcatcacctccttgacaGCCACTCGTGTTGTGGGGTGCATCCAGTTTACCACAGAGCAGGACTACGTGCGCTGCCATTTCATGCAGTCCCAGTTCCTGGGCGGGACCATGATCATCATAATTGGAGGGATTATCGTGGCTTCGGTCCTGGtcttcatcatcatcctcatgaTTCGCTATAAGGTGTGTAACAACGGCGGGCACCACAAGGTGACCAAGGTCAGCAACGTTTACTCCCAGACCAACggggcccaggcccaggcccaggggTGCTGCGGAGCCGCCACGCCCCAGTCTGGGTCCAAGCAGGCCTTGGGGCATGAGGAGAGCCTGCAGCGCTGCAAAGTCAGCAACGACAGTGTGGCGCAGTCGTCGGATGCCTGCTCCAGCCAGGAGTCCTCCACTGCTACCTCCTCTCTGCCTCACATGCAGACTTCTGGCCATCCCACTTCCCAAATGCTGAATTATAAGCCCATGCCACCACCGCCGAGCGAAGGCACCGTCACCAGCCTAGAGTCCCAGAACACTAATCGCAACAACTCAACTGTTCCGCAGTTGGCTGGCCAAACCCCAGGCTATCCCAAAGGGGGCTCCCAGTACAAAAGAGCACAAGCCAAGTCAAGTAAGTTCCTCACTTTGCCAGCTGACCCATCCCGGGCAAAACGCAGGTACTCCCTGAATGGAGAATTAATGGAATACCATTGTTATATTAACTCCTCGAACCCAGGTGGATTTTGGTCTAAGCGGAGCTTGTCTGTGAATGGGATGCTAATGCAGACAGACTGTTCCAATGTGGATAGTGGCAAAGCAACTTTCTCAAGTTCTGAGTGGATATTGGAAAGCACTGTGTGA
- the LRFN5 gene encoding leucine-rich repeat and fibronectin type-III domain-containing protein 5 isoform X2: MEKLLLYLFFIGLVLKAQTCPKRCVCQIWSPNLATLCAKKGLLFVPPDIDRKTVELRLADNFVTNIKRKDFANMTSLVDLTLSRNTISFITPHAFADLRNLRALHLNSNRLTKITHDMLSGLSNLHHLILNNNQLTLISSTAFDDVLALEELDLSYNNLETIPWDAVEKMVSLHTLSLDHNMINNIPKGTFSHLHKMTRLDVTSNKLHKLPPDPLFQRAQVLATSGIINPSTFALSFGGNPLHCNCELLWLRRLSREDDLETCASPSVLSGRYFWSVPEEEFLCEPPLITRHTHELRVLEGQRAILRCKARGDPEPAIHWISPEGKLISNATRSLVYDNGTLDIHITTMKDTGSFTCIASNPAGEDTQSVDLHIIKLPHIVNSTNHIHEPDPGSSDISTSTKSGSNASSSNGETKISQDKKVVVAEATSSTALLKFNFQRNIPGIRMFQIQYNGTYDDSLVYRMIPPMSKTFLVNNLAAGTMYDLCVLAIYDDGITSLTATRVVGCIQFTTEQDYVRCHFMQSQFLGGTMIIIIGGIIVASVLVFIIILMIRYKVCNNGGHHKVTKVSNVYSQTNGAQAQAQGCCGAATPQSGSKQALGHEESLQRCKVSNDSVAQSSDACSSQESSTATSSLPHMQTSGHPTSQMLNYKPMPPPPSEGTVTSLESQNTNRNNSTVPQLAGQTPGYPKGGSQYKRAQAKSKAGSSLKSACPPPQPPENVATNVCTRQKSIRFQLTED; the protein is encoded by the exons ATGGAAAAACTGCTTCTATATCTGTTCTTCATTGGCTTAGTGCTGAAGGCCCAGACGTGTCCCAAGCGCTGTGTGTGCCAGATCTGGTCTCCCAATCTTGCTACACTTTGTGCAAAGAAAGGGCTATTATTTGTCCCTCCTGACATTGATAGGAAGACAGTAGAGCTGCGGCTGGCAGACAACTTTGTCACAAATATCAAGCGGAAAGATTTTGCCAACATGACTAGCCTGGTGGACCTGACACTGTCTAGGAATACAATTAGTTTCATCACACCTCATGCATTTGCTGACTTGCGCAACCTGAGGGCTTTGCACTTGAACAGCAACCGATTGACTAAAATCACACATGATATGCTAAGTGGGCTTTCAAATCTGCATCATTTGATATTGAACAACAACCAGCTGACTTTGATCTCTTCCACTGCTTTTGATGATGTCTTGGCTCTTGAGGAGCTGGATTTGTCATACAACAACTTGGAGACAATTCCCTGGGATGCTGTTGAGAAGATGGTCAGCTTGCACACCCTCAGTTTGGACCACAACATGATCAACAACATTCCCAAGGGGACATTCTCCCACCTCCACAAGATGACCCGGCTGGATGTCACATCCAACAAACTGCATAAGCTGCCGCCTGACCCTCTCTTCCAGCGAGCTCAGGTTTTAGCCACCTCAGGAATCATCAACCCATCCACATTTGCACTGAGCTTTGGAGGGAACCCTCTTCATTGCAATTGTGAACTTTTGTGGCTGAGACGCCTTTCCAGGGAAGATGACCTGGAGACGTGTGCTTCGCCTTCTGTTCTGTCTGGCCGCTATTTCTGGTCGGTTCCTGAGGAGGAGTTCCTGTGTGAACCCCCCCTCATTACTAGGCACACCCATGAGCTAAGAGTGCTAGAGGGCCAAAGAGCCATCCTGAGGTGTAAAGCCCGTGGTGACCCAGAGCCTGCTATACATTGGATTTCCCCAGAAGGCAAGCTGATTTCTAATGCAACCCGGTCTCTGGTGTATGACAATGGAACGCTTGACATTCACATTACAACCATGAAGGATACAGGCTCTTTTACATGTATTGCTTCCAACCCAGCGGGGGAAGACACCCAGTCTGTAGATCTCCACATAATCAAACTGCCTCACATAGTAAACAGCACAAACCACATCCATGAGCCAGATCCTGGTTCCTCGGATATATCAACTTCGACCAAATCTGGCTCAAATGCAAGCAGTAGCAACGGGGAAACAAAAATTAGCCAGGACAAGAAGGTGGTGGTAGCAGAAGCCACATCATCCACTGCCCTGCTTAAATTTAATTTCCAAAGGAATATACCCGGGATACGTATGTTCCAAATTCAGTATAATGGAACATACGATGATTCGCTTGTTTACAG AATGATACCTCCCATGAGCAAGACCTTCCTGGTCAACAACTTGGCCGCGGGGACGATGTACGACTTGTGTGTCTTAGCAATCTATGATgatggcatcacctccttgacaGCCACTCGTGTTGTGGGGTGCATCCAGTTTACCACAGAGCAGGACTACGTGCGCTGCCATTTCATGCAGTCCCAGTTCCTGGGCGGGACCATGATCATCATAATTGGAGGGATTATCGTGGCTTCGGTCCTGGtcttcatcatcatcctcatgaTTCGCTATAAGGTGTGTAACAACGGCGGGCACCACAAGGTGACCAAGGTCAGCAACGTTTACTCCCAGACCAACggggcccaggcccaggcccaggggTGCTGCGGAGCCGCCACGCCCCAGTCTGGGTCCAAGCAGGCCTTGGGGCATGAGGAGAGCCTGCAGCGCTGCAAAGTCAGCAACGACAGTGTGGCGCAGTCGTCGGATGCCTGCTCCAGCCAGGAGTCCTCCACTGCTACCTCCTCTCTGCCTCACATGCAGACTTCTGGCCATCCCACTTCCCAAATGCTGAATTATAAGCCCATGCCACCACCGCCGAGCGAAGGCACCGTCACCAGCCTAGAGTCCCAGAACACTAATCGCAACAACTCAACTGTTCCGCAGTTGGCTGGCCAAACCCCAGGCTATCCCAAAGGGGGCTCCCAGTACAAAAGAGCACAAGCCAAGTCAA